Sequence from the Desulfurella sp. genome:
GAAGAACCGCTTTGACCATTTTGTGCTTTGAAAAACTTTTGAAAACGAAATTTTAGAAGTGTATTTTCATGTTTTGTTGCTTTAAATACAATGTCACCGCCTTTGCCACCATCGCCACCATCAGGTCCGCCTTTTGCTATAAACTTTTCCCTTCTAAAGCTTACACAACCATCCCCACCATTACCTGATTTTATTGTGATTTTAGCATAATCTATGAACATTTTGTTAAGCTATTACACTAACTATCTTTTTTCCTAATTTTTCTCCGAATTTTACTGTTCCGCTTTTAAGAGCAAACAAAGTGTAGTCTTTTCCTAATTTTGTATTCAATCCAGGATGAAAATGGCTCCCTCTTTGCCTAACAATTATTTCGCCAGCATTAACAAATTGGCCGTCTGATCTTTTTACACCAAGCCTTTTGCCAATAGAATCCCTTCCGTTTTTACTACTGCCAAGCCCTTTTTTATGTGCCATTTAATGCCCCCCTATTAAGCAAGAATTTGCGTAATTTTTACTTGTGTAAAGTGCTGTCTGTGGCCAATCTTTTTCTTAAAGCCCTTTCTTCTTTTAAATTTAAAGTAGAGAAAGATATCAATGAACCAATATTTAATATTCTTTATGTAACATATACCGACAT
This genomic interval carries:
- the rpmA gene encoding 50S ribosomal protein L27, giving the protein MAHKKGLGSSKNGRDSIGKRLGVKRSDGQFVNAGEIIVRQRGSHFHPGLNTKLGKDYTLFALKSGTVKFGEKLGKKIVSVIA
- a CDS encoding bL21 family ribosomal protein, whose translation is MFLYVITYIFIVFFFCNYYIINFIYWPNVGICYIKNIKYWFIDIFLYFKFKRRKGFKKKIGHRQHFTQVKITQILA